Proteins from one Agelaius phoeniceus isolate bAgePho1 chromosome 10, bAgePho1.hap1, whole genome shotgun sequence genomic window:
- the PAQR9 gene encoding membrane progestin receptor epsilon — translation MSDAAGGGGGGGEAQSYRGSSAGGCGRSGFASPGRRRGGGPGAGRGSGSMPAGDGDKKEAAPPPPRPAALLRWDEVPEDFVECFILSGYRRLHCSAQECLASVLQPTNETLNFWTHFIPLLLFLSRFGRLLLLRGAGDVPFHHPALLPLWCYASGVLLTFAMSCTAHLFSCLSPRLRATFFYLDYASISYYGFASTVAYSYYLLPGLSLLDAGAMSRYVQQRLGWQLDCSLPIAAYRVLVLPVALALAVGCTAACCRSRAACCAYPFAVRTFVFAMPLSMACPIMLESLFFDLRARNPTLFVYFYRRYFWLLVAAFFNVSKIPERIQPGLFDIVGHSHQLFHIFTFLSIYDQVHYVEDGLAEFLKAPLAAPTYLGTVGYMLLLTVCLAVVVRRFLNVADLCKQD, via the coding sequence ATGAGTGATgctgccgggggcggcggcgggggcggagAGGCGCAGAGCTACCGCGGATCCTCCGCCGGCGGCTGCGGGCGCAGCGGCTTTGCCTCGCCCGGTCGGCGGCGAGGCGGCGggcccggggccggccggggcagCGGCAGCATGCCGGCGGGCGATGGGGACAAGAAGGaggcggcgccgccgccgcctcgccctgCCGCCCTGCTGCGGTGGGACGAGGTGCCCGAGGACTTCGTGGAGTGCTTCATCCTTTCGGGCTACCGGCGGCTGCACTGCTCGGCACAGGAGTGCCTGGCCTCGGTGCTGCAGCCCACCAACGAGACCCTCAACTTCTGGACCCACTTCATCCCACTACTGCTCTTCCTCAGCCGCTTcgggcggctgctgctgctgcggggcGCCGGGGACGTGCCCTTCCACCACCcggccctgctgcccctctggtGCTACGCCTCGGGGGTGCTGCTCACCTTCGCCATGAGCTGCACGGCCCAcctcttcagctgcctctccccGCGCCTCCGCGCCACCTTCTTCTACCTGGACTACGCCTCCATCAGCTACTACGGCTTCGCCAGCACCGTGGCCTACTCCTACTACCTGCTGCCGGGGCTGAGCCTGCTGGACGCCGGCGCCATGAGCCGCTACGTGCAGCAgcggctgggctggcagctggacTGCAGCCTGCCCATCGCGGCCTACCGCGTGCTCGTGCTGCCCGTGGCGCTGGCGCTGGCCGTGGGCTGCACGGCCGCCTGCTGCCGCAGCCGCGCCGCGTGCTGCGCCTACCCGTTCGCCGTGCGCACCTTCGTGTTCGCCATGCCGCTCAGCATGGCCTGCCCCATCATGCTGGAGAGCCTCTTCTTCGACCTCCGCGCGCGCAACCCCACGCTCTTCGTCTACTTCTACCGCCGCTACTTCTGGCTGCTGGTGGCCGCCTTCTTCAACGTCAGCAAAATCCCCGAGCGGATCCAGCCGGGGCTCTTCGACATCGTGGGGCATAGCCATCAGCTTTTCCACATCTTCACCTTCCTCAGCATCTACGACCAGGTGCACTACGTGGAGGACGGGCTGGCTGAGTTTCTCAAggcacccctggctgcccccACCTACCTAGGCACCGTGGGCTATATGCTACTCCTGACCGTCTGCCTTGCTGTGGTCGTCAGGAGGTTCCTCAACGTTGCAGACCTGTGCAAGCAGGACTGA